The Stieleria maiorica genome includes the window GCACGGATCGCACCGGCAAGTGATAGAACGACTTGGTCACCAGCGGCATCACGCCATACAAGTGCCGATTCGTATCCATCGCCGAGGCACCTTCGATCACCAACAACCCAGCCGATTCGTCGCCGCGATACTTCAGCAACGGGATCAGAAACTCCGGTTCGTAACACGGGTTGCGCCAAGCACACCGTGCGACCAGATCCCGCCAAGCAGGCACGAACGACTCCAGTGCAGCGGGATCGTCGATGATGCGTCCGCTGAACTGCGGTGAGTTTGTCTCAAAACAGGCTGACGACGGGGATGGCAGAGTCGCGACCATGGCAGTCTCAGGCGGGATGGAAAACAGGTGACTGCCAACCATACGTCGCAAACTTGCCAGATCGTCCCACAGCACCACTTCACGCACCAACGGCTTACCGGCCTGTTGATTTACTAGCCCGCAGCGCCAGCAAGGGGCGGGACAGCGTCGCTGCGTCATGGCCGCGTCCGCGACGAATCGCCGCGATGCACCGTCTGTCATCAATCCGATCCTGTGAACCAGCGGGTGACGGTTTTGACGGATAGGAAAATGTTAGCGGTTTTTCGGGGCCTAACGGTGGCACGGGGGGGAGGGGCCTACCAGAATACCGGGGACCAACCAAGATTGACCCCGTGAGGCAGGCCAAATGAATTCGCCCCATGCACGTCGGAAGTCCAGCCGCAAACGCGATCGCCACCGACACTCGCTGATGGAAAAGCTGGAAGCGAGAATGTTGCTCGCGTCGGATTGGCAAAATCCGGCGCGATCGTTGGACGTGAACAATGACGGGCAAGTCAGCTCCATGGATGCGTTGCGGGTGATCAACAAGATCGCCACGTCGGATGGATCGGGAACGCTGGGGACCCGATCCAACCGGCTGCAAAGTTTTTACGACACCAGCGGCGACGGAAAGTTGACGACCGTCGACGCGTTGCGTGTGATCAATGGACTGGAACAAACCGGCGATGGCTCGATCGCGTACTTGAGCCCGGAAGCCGAAGGTGATCTTGCCCCCGCCGGTTTCACCAGCGTGATGTTGATGACGCTGCCCGGTGATGACGATCAGCTGATCGATCTGTCGGCCCACTTCGAATTCGTCCGCGAAGAGTTCAACGAGCTGGGATTCTTCATCGCCGATGATGCCTCGGGGGCGATCGACGGGGTGGCGCCGGAACACGCTGATTATCCCGAGGCCGTCTTCGCGTCGGCGCATCGCGAGGTAGCGTATTCCAAGTTTCGCGCCGAACCCTTTCGCGAAAGTAACACGTTTCCTGCCGGTCGGCACCTCGGCGTTTACGTCTTGCAGCCGGCCGATGATCTGGGTGACTCCGATCAGCACCTGAGGCTTTTAACCGAATCGATTGCGACCGATGCCACAGCACCACAGATCGGCTGGGAATTGCACGCCAGTCGTTGGCCGGGGATGCTGGTGGGGAACCGTGGGTTTGACGACGTCATCATCGACATCCAGACGCAGGCTCCCTACGACAGCTGCACACGGTTTGTCGACGATTTGACCGGTTGGCGAACCTCACAATCGGGAGGCTCGGACGCGGAACGAGGGAGTGTCGTCGCCGACGAATGCACCGCGGTGCTGACCGAGGGTGATTCCTTCGTGACAACCTTGGAGACGACGTTTGTGGTCCCCGCCGGGGCAAGCGAGCTGAGTTTTACGTACAGCGACCTTGAGTTTGACAGAGCGGACACCCAGTTCATCAACGATGCGTTCGAAGTCGCGTTGGTCGATCGTCTTGGTAATCCACTGATCGCACCGTACGCCGCCACGCGCGACGCGTTTTTTAACGTGACGGAGGAACTGGGATCGGTCACCGGATCGGGGGTTTCGACCGAACCGGTCGACGGCGGCACGAAGGTCACGGTCGATCTCTCCGGCGTGATCGCGGGTGAAACCGCCAACCTGATCTTTCGACTGGCAAACGACGATTCCGATACGATGACGACCGTGCGCATCGTCGACTATGTGATCCCCGGTTACACGGGAGCCCCCGTGGATTCGCCGCCGGATTCAGAGAGGGTCGGGGAATTCCAATCGCAGCAATCTCGCACCGCGCCTGCACCGCTCGCCATCGTGGACACGACGGTCTCAACGGATGCACAGAAACCTCCGCTTGTTTCAGCGCCGATCGATTTCCCGAAAACCTTTGTCTACACCACCGCGGATGACTTCCAGTCGGGTGAACTTTTTAATCTGCGTGCCGACCAGGATGCCGGTTCGATCCAGTTGAACGCATCTGGTGGAATCGAAATCTTGCCGATCATCTGGATCTCCAATTCCGGTGACGGAACGGTTTCCAAATTCAATACCGAAACGGGCGAAGAATTAGCACGTTATCGGACGGGCGCCAACAGTGCGACCAACCCGTCGCGGATTGCGGTCACCGGGGATGGGGCCGCGTGGGTCGCCAACCGCGGTGACAACGCCAGCATCCCCTACAACGCCGTCAAAATCCTGCACGACGGTTTCATCGACCGCAATGGAAACGGCGTCGTCGACACCAGTGTTGATGCCAACGGGGATGGACGCATTTCCGGCGACGAAATGCTGCCCTGGGACGCCAACGGCGATGGCCAGCCCGATGACGAACGCATCGCGATGACGATTCATGCGGGCCGAAATCGAAGCAATCCGGATCAGTGGAATTATGGCGGCGGGGCGCGGGGCATTGCGATCGATGGCAATGGCAAGCTGTGGGTCGGATTGCTAAACCGAAATCAGTATGAAGTCTTCGACGAGGCCACCGGTGCGTTCGAAAAAATCGTCGCCGTCTCCGGAGCCCCCTACGGGTCCGTGATCGGTAGTAACGGCATCCTTTACAGTACGACGGCCAATTCGCGGCACCTGGATCGCATCGATACGAACACGCAATCGTACTTAGGCTCCATCGACATCGGCCGAACCATGTACGGCATCACGCTGGACGAAAACGGCGTCGTCTGGACCTCTGGTTGGCAGGGTTCTTACCTCACTCGTTACGATCCGGCCACGGGCGAGATTGATCACTACAACTCGGCAACGGGGGAATCGAGCGGCGGTGGTGTTGCGGTCGACCACAACGGTGACGTCTGGGCGGCCCACCACGACGGCACTTATCTGTTCAAATGGGAATTCGCAGACGACCGGCGAACGCTGATCCAGGCCAAGACCGTCGAAACCGGCGCGCACGCCCTGAAAGGTGCCGCCGTCGACGCGGACGGGTTCTTCTGGACGACCTCGCTCGGCAGCAACACGGCGATCAAAGTCGACCCCGACACCGACCAGGTGGCGTTGTCCGTGCCGACCGGGAATTCGCCGTACAACTACAGCGATTCCACCGGCAGCGTTCGGGCCAACCTGCTCCGCGAAGGCACCTGGACCGAAACGATTGATTCGGGCCGACCGAGTACGGTCTGGACCACCGCGCGTGCGATCGCCGACACTCCCGATGGCAGCGATCTGACGATTCGCGTCAGGGCGTCCGATGACCCGGGATCGATCAAGTCGCTGCCTTGGACGATCACCGAATCGTTGGCGACGCTGCAGGAGGTCCGTGGGCAATTTCTGGAAGTTCAACTCACGCTGCAGTCCTCCGACCCGGCAGTCGATCCCAGCGTCATCGAGTTCGCCGTCGACGCCTTGCCGCCGCCGGAGATCAACATCCTGACCCCGTCGGCGGAGACCTCGGTCGAACCATCGACGATCGTCTTGTCCGGCATCGCGACCGCAGCGACTCCGTTTTTGAACGTCGACCAGCAATTCGCCAATTCGATTGCTTATGTCACGGTCAACGGCAAACCGGTGGACGCGTTGGACGCCGGCGGAACGTTTTACACACACGTCGATGTCGCCAACGGATTGAATGCATATGAAGTCGAAGCGTTCGATGCCTATGGTCAGAGTCGCACCGTGACAGTCTCCGTCACGGGCCGTGAACCGTCGGGCATCGAATTGGATCGATACAGCGACATCACCGGCAGCTTTTCCGGCGTGTACGGCCGGACCTCATTCAACGAGGACCAGCGGCATCTGTATGTTGACTTGGCGACGCGCAACGACGGCGTGTTCGAAAGCAAGGTGCCGCTGTTGGTCGGAGTCCGCAACATCAGCGACCCGACGGTCTCGGTCGTCGAGCCCGACGGCTACCTGGACGACGGAACGCCGTACTTTGATTTTTCAGGCGCCGTCGACGACGGGACGCTGGAACCGAACGAGGTGACCGCATCGCCAACGATCGCGTTCCAAAACCCGCTGAAGCATCGGTTTGATTACGAACTGGTGTTCTTGGGGAAACTGAATGAAGCTCCGGTGATCATCACGGTGCCGGCAACCGAAGCCCCCTACGACCGAACGTATCGCTACGACGTCGATGCGACCGATACGGATGGGGACACGCTGACGTATGGCTTGACGACGGGTCCGAGTGCGATGACGATCGACTCGGCGACGGGGCTGATCACCTGGATGCCCAGCCAAGACGACATCGGCCAGCACGACGTGGCAGTCCGCGTCAGCGATGGCAATGGAGGCGTCGCGACGCAGCGTTACACCGTCACGGTTTCCCAGGCCCCGCCCAACCGCCCACCGGTGATCACCAGCACGCCGGTGACGATTGCATCAGTGGTAAAATCACTGCAACGAATTCCCACGCCAATCAGTTTGTCGGACTGGACTCAACACGACTTTGACGGGGGTGAAGTTCGCGACTCACGCTGGGAAGTATCGGATGACGGTTATTCGGTACATCAAGTAATCAACTCCGATGCAGCCGTCTTCGTTTCCAATGAAGAACTGGGGCAGTCATCAATTTCCGGCGAATTCACCGTCTTCGACGATCTGGAAGGTGGAGATGATGATTGGGTGGGATTTGTGTTCGGCTACCAAGACCCCCAGCATTTCTATCTTTTTGATTGGAGGGAACGGTCCCCCGCTTTGATGACGGTCAAGGTAGTCGATTCTGATACCGAGGTGGACAATGCCGACATCGGCTATCAGGTGCATCCGGACCCAACTCGCATCCGAACGCTCTATCAGAACAACATCGGCTACGTCGATGACGTGCCGTACCAGTTCGCATTGAATTTCGAACCAGGCCGTTTCGTTATCGAGATCTCTCAAGACGGTGTGCCCGTAATCGAACCGATTGAGATCTTCGACAATGCTTTTTCAGAAGGAAGGTTTGGCTTTTTCAACCAGTCTCAAGCGGATGTGTTCTACCGGGGATTCACGAAAACCACGATTGCAGCGACGACCTATTCCTACGATGTCGATGCAATTGACCCGGATGATGACTCGCTGACTTACCTGATTACTGATGGCCCCGAAGGAATGGTGATCAACCCAACATCTGGACTGATCACCTGGGGGCCAACCGCCGACCAGATCGGCAATCACAACGTCACGGTCGAAGTCAGCGATGGCAACGGCGGAGTGGCGATCCAGGAGTTTGTCGTCTGTGTTCACCCGGACCCGGAAAACCATCCGCCGACGATCGTCTCGGATCCAAACACGTCGTATGGGATCGCCGGCGTCAACAATCCCGCCTCGGGCAACACCAATCCCACGCAGCTTTCGGTGCCTCTGGAGGTTGGTGGCACGGTCCAATCGAACATCTCGCTGACGTTGCCCGATTCGGGTGGCGATCTGGGGACGGCGGATATCGTGTTCGTGGTCGACGAGTCGGGATCGATGGCCGGTGAACAGGCATGGCTGGGTGACATCATATCATCCCTGGATCAGTCGTTGGTCGGGTCGGGCCTGACAAACAACCGATACGGTTTGGTCGGATTCGCCAACTCGGCCCGCGTACGACAATCCGGCAGCGATCGTTGGATGTCGGCCACCGATTTCGCCACCGCAACCAATTCGCTAAGCACCTCGCGTTCAGGCGCCGAAGACGGCTACGACGGCATCGAGTACACGCTGAACAACTATTCGTTCCGGGATGAAGCGTCGCGCGTCGTCATTCTGGTCACCGATGAAGAACGAACGACGGTCAACGGATCGGTGTCATTCAATTCGATCGCCGACCGACTGGAGAACGAAAACATTTTGTTTTCGATTGTTGCGAATGCGCGCATGGAAGATTCCAACGATGCGCTGGCTTTCGGCGTCGCCGCCGACGGAACCGCCTATGTCAGCGACGGCGGTTCCGGATTTACCGTCTCCGATGGCGGCCAATATGTTCGCAGCGAACCGGTCGGACGAGGCGACGTGGCCAACATTCGCACCGAATACGTCGACTTGGCGTGGGGCGTGGACGGCATCACGTGGGATTTGAACTTTTTGCGGAGCGACGCGGCGGCCGCCGAGGCGTTCACCAACGTGTTCTCGGACATTTTGGGCGAGAGCATCATCCGCAACATTCCGATCAACGTCGTCGCGTCCGATCCCGAAGTCGGGTTTGTCAATCTGACCGGAATCCAAACCGACATTGCCCCCGGCCAAACTGTTTCGTTCGACATCCGATTCGAAACCGGCACACCGTCCCGGTTCGATTTGGCCTTCGTCAACGCCAACACCAACGAAGTCCTCGGGTCGGTCCCCGTCAACCTGGGTGACGTCTACGAGTACCAGGTGGTCGCCGTTGATCCGGACAATGATGACCTGACCTATCGTCTTCCCGTCGCTCCCGACGGCATGGCGGTTGATTCGGCCGGTCGAATCACGTGGGTTCCACCGACCGACCAAGTCGAAGCGGTCGACGTGACGGTTGAGGTCTCCGATGGTCGCGGCGGCGTTGACGACCAATCGTTTCAGATTCAGTTTGCCGAGCCCGGGACTGGATCCATTACCGGAAGCATTACATCGGAACCCTACGCGTTTACGGGAATCATCATTGGCGATGTGGACGGATTTGGGTTCGAAGATCCATCCGCTTTTCTGTCCGCACAGAACACTCCGGTCGATACCGATGGAAACGGCCTGCTACAAGATGGCGAGTTTTTGCCGGACCTGAACGGAAATCTTGACGTTGCCACCGGTTCCGGTGACGAGTTTGACAACCGCGACGTCTCTGAACGCGGTGGAGATTCCATCAACGGATTCGGTTTTGTCAATCTGGGGTCCAGCGGTTCCGAGTGGACCGACATCGCCCTATCGACAAGCTACCAAGGTTCCAACTTCCCCGATCCCACTGGTGCGGACGTCCCAAATGAACCAACGTTTAAGTTTCGGTTCGAGGTTCAAAAGGAAAGTGTCTCGGAGGGAAGCGAGCTTTTCGTGAACGTCGTCTTTGGTGATTACGACGTTGTCCCGGCGAGCATCGAAGTGATCGCCAACGATGGATCGGGCGCGGCCGGTGAAACCATCGTTATTCCCCTTTCGATCCAGCCGACAAACGAAAACGGATTGATCCAATCAGCCTCTGCGAGTCTCCAATTCGATCAAGTTTTTAATGAGGTCGGGTCAGCCTGGTATGGTTATCTCGATGTGCGGTTCGTCGCGCCTCAGGAACCTTATACCGCGTTCGATTACGTCGAACTCGGTCTTGAATCGATCACGCAGCAACCGGATCCTTCGGAAGTGAGCTTGCAGGACTGGACCGTTTTCATCGACTCCAATCACAACGCCGTGTTCGATCCAGGCGAACGATTTACTCGGACCGATTCGGAAGGCCAGTTTGAGTTTCATAACGTGGCCGCCGGAGACTACAGCATTCGCCAAGTCGTTCAGCAGGGCTGGAGTCCCAGCTTTCCGACTGACAACGTCTATAGGGTTCACTTAAACACTGGCCAATCGGCGACAAACGTAAGCTTCGTCAATTCGGATGTCAGCGGGGGGCTCAATCAACGGCCGGTCATCACCAGTTCCGCGATTACCGAGATCACGCTAGGCGATCTGTATCGCTACGATGCGGTCGCTTCAGACCCGGAAAACGATGTGTTGGAATTCCGTTTGCCCCTCGCCCCGGACGGGATGACGATTCACCCGGAACTCGGTTCGATCGCTTGGTTGCCGACCGAAGATCAACTCGGCAGCCACAATGTTGTGATGCAAGTCAGTGACGGGCGTGGCGGATCGACCGTCCAATCGTTCCAAGTCGTCGTCACCGCGCCGAACGTCGCTCCGTCGATCACGTCCACTCCCGCCGTGATGGCGACTGCCGGAAAACCGTTTACACATCGGCTGCGAGCCCAAGATGCCGACGGCGATCAGGTGGCGTGGCGGCTGAGTGACACCGCTCCGGACGGAATCACCATCTCACGCGTGGAATTGATGAACTCCGATGACCAGTTGGTCGACTCCTATCACGAACTCGTCTGGGACGTTCCCGAGGATGCTTCGGGATCCGACGCGAGTTTCTCGGTCATCGCCGAAGATGGTCGTGGCGGTTCGGACTCGCAAGATTGGACGTTGAGTATCGCCGACGCATCCGCCGTCAACCGCAATCCCGTCATCCAATCGTCGCCTCGCCCGACCGCACGCTTTGGACTCGCTTGGACCTATGACCTCCAAGCCTCCGACCCCGATGGCGACACACTGACCTATCAATTGATCGATCCGCTCACCGGGATGCAGATCACCGACGCGGGAATCGTCCGCTGGACGCCTTCGCGGAGTGCCGAATCCAACAACTCGATCGAAATCCAAGTCAGCGATGGTCGCGGTGGTGTGGCGACGCAGTTGTTCGACCTGACCGTCGCATCGGTCGACATCAACCAGCCGCCCGAAATCACTTCCGTGCCGCCGACCCACTGGGTCAGCGGCCGCGACTATCAATACGATGCCGTCGCACGTGATCCCGACGGCGATCCGGTCGGCTGGGAACTCTCCGTCGCACCGCGCGGCATGTCGATCGATCCCTACACCGGCGTGGTTCGCTGGACTCCCGATGAGTCGCAGATCGGCAGCCATTTCGTGGAGATCACTGCCACTGATGTGCTGGTCGGCCAAGCGACGCAACGATTCAGCATCGAAGTCGGGTGCAACAACGTCGCTCCGGCGATCGTCTCGATTCCGCCGACGGTCGGTTACAGCGACCGAGTCTACTTGTATGCGGTCCGCGGCGATGATTTGGAGAACGACCCGCTGACGTGGAAATTGCTGGAAGCTCCTGATGGGATGGAGATCAACGAAACGACCGGTCTGATTCGCTGGACGCCGACGGCCGCCCAAGTCGACTCGCACGACGTCTTGGTCGAAGTCAGCGACGGACTGGACTCGGGAACGCAAGCGTACACGATT containing:
- a CDS encoding putative Ig domain-containing protein is translated as MNSPHARRKSSRKRDRHRHSLMEKLEARMLLASDWQNPARSLDVNNDGQVSSMDALRVINKIATSDGSGTLGTRSNRLQSFYDTSGDGKLTTVDALRVINGLEQTGDGSIAYLSPEAEGDLAPAGFTSVMLMTLPGDDDQLIDLSAHFEFVREEFNELGFFIADDASGAIDGVAPEHADYPEAVFASAHREVAYSKFRAEPFRESNTFPAGRHLGVYVLQPADDLGDSDQHLRLLTESIATDATAPQIGWELHASRWPGMLVGNRGFDDVIIDIQTQAPYDSCTRFVDDLTGWRTSQSGGSDAERGSVVADECTAVLTEGDSFVTTLETTFVVPAGASELSFTYSDLEFDRADTQFINDAFEVALVDRLGNPLIAPYAATRDAFFNVTEELGSVTGSGVSTEPVDGGTKVTVDLSGVIAGETANLIFRLANDDSDTMTTVRIVDYVIPGYTGAPVDSPPDSERVGEFQSQQSRTAPAPLAIVDTTVSTDAQKPPLVSAPIDFPKTFVYTTADDFQSGELFNLRADQDAGSIQLNASGGIEILPIIWISNSGDGTVSKFNTETGEELARYRTGANSATNPSRIAVTGDGAAWVANRGDNASIPYNAVKILHDGFIDRNGNGVVDTSVDANGDGRISGDEMLPWDANGDGQPDDERIAMTIHAGRNRSNPDQWNYGGGARGIAIDGNGKLWVGLLNRNQYEVFDEATGAFEKIVAVSGAPYGSVIGSNGILYSTTANSRHLDRIDTNTQSYLGSIDIGRTMYGITLDENGVVWTSGWQGSYLTRYDPATGEIDHYNSATGESSGGGVAVDHNGDVWAAHHDGTYLFKWEFADDRRTLIQAKTVETGAHALKGAAVDADGFFWTTSLGSNTAIKVDPDTDQVALSVPTGNSPYNYSDSTGSVRANLLREGTWTETIDSGRPSTVWTTARAIADTPDGSDLTIRVRASDDPGSIKSLPWTITESLATLQEVRGQFLEVQLTLQSSDPAVDPSVIEFAVDALPPPEINILTPSAETSVEPSTIVLSGIATAATPFLNVDQQFANSIAYVTVNGKPVDALDAGGTFYTHVDVANGLNAYEVEAFDAYGQSRTVTVSVTGREPSGIELDRYSDITGSFSGVYGRTSFNEDQRHLYVDLATRNDGVFESKVPLLVGVRNISDPTVSVVEPDGYLDDGTPYFDFSGAVDDGTLEPNEVTASPTIAFQNPLKHRFDYELVFLGKLNEAPVIITVPATEAPYDRTYRYDVDATDTDGDTLTYGLTTGPSAMTIDSATGLITWMPSQDDIGQHDVAVRVSDGNGGVATQRYTVTVSQAPPNRPPVITSTPVTIASVVKSLQRIPTPISLSDWTQHDFDGGEVRDSRWEVSDDGYSVHQVINSDAAVFVSNEELGQSSISGEFTVFDDLEGGDDDWVGFVFGYQDPQHFYLFDWRERSPALMTVKVVDSDTEVDNADIGYQVHPDPTRIRTLYQNNIGYVDDVPYQFALNFEPGRFVIEISQDGVPVIEPIEIFDNAFSEGRFGFFNQSQADVFYRGFTKTTIAATTYSYDVDAIDPDDDSLTYLITDGPEGMVINPTSGLITWGPTADQIGNHNVTVEVSDGNGGVAIQEFVVCVHPDPENHPPTIVSDPNTSYGIAGVNNPASGNTNPTQLSVPLEVGGTVQSNISLTLPDSGGDLGTADIVFVVDESGSMAGEQAWLGDIISSLDQSLVGSGLTNNRYGLVGFANSARVRQSGSDRWMSATDFATATNSLSTSRSGAEDGYDGIEYTLNNYSFRDEASRVVILVTDEERTTVNGSVSFNSIADRLENENILFSIVANARMEDSNDALAFGVAADGTAYVSDGGSGFTVSDGGQYVRSEPVGRGDVANIRTEYVDLAWGVDGITWDLNFLRSDAAAAEAFTNVFSDILGESIIRNIPINVVASDPEVGFVNLTGIQTDIAPGQTVSFDIRFETGTPSRFDLAFVNANTNEVLGSVPVNLGDVYEYQVVAVDPDNDDLTYRLPVAPDGMAVDSAGRITWVPPTDQVEAVDVTVEVSDGRGGVDDQSFQIQFAEPGTGSITGSITSEPYAFTGIIIGDVDGFGFEDPSAFLSAQNTPVDTDGNGLLQDGEFLPDLNGNLDVATGSGDEFDNRDVSERGGDSINGFGFVNLGSSGSEWTDIALSTSYQGSNFPDPTGADVPNEPTFKFRFEVQKESVSEGSELFVNVVFGDYDVVPASIEVIANDGSGAAGETIVIPLSIQPTNENGLIQSASASLQFDQVFNEVGSAWYGYLDVRFVAPQEPYTAFDYVELGLESITQQPDPSEVSLQDWTVFIDSNHNAVFDPGERFTRTDSEGQFEFHNVAAGDYSIRQVVQQGWSPSFPTDNVYRVHLNTGQSATNVSFVNSDVSGGLNQRPVITSSAITEITLGDLYRYDAVASDPENDVLEFRLPLAPDGMTIHPELGSIAWLPTEDQLGSHNVVMQVSDGRGGSTVQSFQVVVTAPNVAPSITSTPAVMATAGKPFTHRLRAQDADGDQVAWRLSDTAPDGITISRVELMNSDDQLVDSYHELVWDVPEDASGSDASFSVIAEDGRGGSDSQDWTLSIADASAVNRNPVIQSSPRPTARFGLAWTYDLQASDPDGDTLTYQLIDPLTGMQITDAGIVRWTPSRSAESNNSIEIQVSDGRGGVATQLFDLTVASVDINQPPEITSVPPTHWVSGRDYQYDAVARDPDGDPVGWELSVAPRGMSIDPYTGVVRWTPDESQIGSHFVEITATDVLVGQATQRFSIEVGCNNVAPAIVSIPPTVGYSDRVYLYAVRGDDLENDPLTWKLLEAPDGMEINETTGLIRWTPTAAQVDSHDVLVEVSDGLDSGTQAYTIVVKSSDELRVPGDPSKGTVGNRAPIITSTPNFAAEAGTLYTYQVRGVDPDGDAVTFSIAGDLPAAMTIDDAGLISWTPAEQDPSPTVVVTATDDHGATSTQTYLLSIAVNSAPQINSTPIDSVVRGATYRYTVRASDSDGDPLTYRLNDNAPDGMTIDRFGRIIWQTDGFSEDAADVTVTVSDDRGQSASDTWQITLLDDTIPPQVSFTIISGNRSFQGDGQVDQGSSYTVRVLATDNVGVVDVGLIVDGAMVTLDDTGAVVLTGQTVGAVALEAFAIDTVGLRGQSDGTVTVVDPSRPNQPVDPNNPGTVIPPDLPPHPGFDPTDNQPPQVMITSPEVGENVMGLVTIEGTVDDPEDNLWYYRVFYARADKVSLTGINLSDPDWVMVNEGTEEVHDGELAVFDSSAVSKDGYAIVVAAYDVNGRGYVQPTLVNVEGNLQLGNFRLEFIDLSIPLVGIPITVTRVYDTLNAGDEGDFGYGWSLGVQDARIFEAGAIGTGGALSFGNDKFVAGKTKVYLTNPDGRRVGFTYDVTDIRGSFFGSTGRPVFTPDPGVYDTLTIDQKTVAVGGIVGALAGGINPDTYTLTTKEGLKYRYNQFDGLQTITDLNGNTATFSDEGISHSSGDAIQFVRDHRDRIKIIVDPAGNPLSYQYDLNGDLAGFTNQAGLTTRHEYWADAAHYLEAVYDASGKRVLKTVYEENSDSRQLEFKGVIDAEGDRVDDREIDADANTAIVRDGNGNPTTLVYDDRGNVLEEIDPLGNKVTREYGDPRHPDLETRIIDERGFITEREYDARGNVMQFIEAGSQVGPFDTPVVTKFTYDSGNRVRSITNARNATTSFGYDARGNLTQVINALGDISSFIYDDQGRRTKHIDFNGYTTTFVYDDACPCGSPSSIIYADGTYEEFSFNQFGQVTSEGTFEADGTLVEISETDYDSVGREIERRRGVTGDPHHPQSVVRKFYVGDQLDWEVIVSPDALGAGNTLLESPATPLQDRKSRITKYEYDENNRLIRQVDAEGGITDFRYDANGNRILLRDPVGNITTWVYDELNQAIEERDPFYNEGLSIEGAMTSVDLASGASCETNTPANHVRLTCYDAGGNQTKTIDRNGRRREFQYDLGGRLEEERWYEAGTDTLLNTISFSYDELGNMLTAVDNNSSYVHTYDLLGRLKSVEFGSNTISSAPQIVLTHDYDPVGNVTSTRDDAGVTVASEYDSRNRLAVRRWFDSDIPGGEVADVDNARIDFFYNAAGREIETRRYSDLTGDALVGLSDRTYDTSGRSNAILHKDSVDQLLAGYDYDYDFSGLLVRENRFHEESQYEQAIDYTYDLTGQLTLADFEKQNDESYTYDANGNRLSSSIGGVDRSYTTGTGNRLESDGTYRYLYDGEGNQVKRIHLGNGETRTYQYDHLNRLVRIDDWSSDPGDPDSPVAGAILMHSVEYTYDALGRRFARQIDPDGAQSQSTENEFFIHNGDHIWADFNQAEIAVARYLYGHEIDSNLARYSVGLGRNWYLTDRLATVSDIQPNGAVPVYHAMYSAFGNITTGPEPGVFGRFAFTGREVDHAAEISFYRTRWYDAGNGQFTSEDQLRFQANDINLYRYVNNSPANGTDPTGESFIERALLNSRILLSLFARGGTRIGSRAGGVPGLLNGNNYLRIGLGWNNVIGCLVFRIAIGSAGFFVHGHLDLFRLRSTCI